In Actinomycetota bacterium, a genomic segment contains:
- a CDS encoding SDR family NAD(P)-dependent oxidoreductase: MRRAIRDSVVVLTGASSGIGRATALALGTNGANVAVAARRETLLSDLAAEITARGGQALAVPVDVTERDQIRDLIERTVQRWGRIDVVVANAGIWQSAAVEATAPTDWQTVMAVNYFGALNTALEALPFLERGAQLVFMNSLDGKKGVPSEAAYAAAKHALSGFAGVARQELASRGIAVTSIFPGRVDTALIDGLRVPAIQRKMPPERVAEAILSAIRRPRPEIYLPAFGGRVYAWLGALAPNLSDRLTALLGLQGRM, from the coding sequence ATGAGGCGGGCCATCAGAGACAGCGTCGTGGTGCTCACCGGCGCTTCTTCAGGGATCGGCAGGGCGACGGCACTCGCCCTCGGCACCAACGGCGCAAACGTGGCCGTCGCCGCCCGCAGAGAAACACTCCTCTCAGACCTTGCGGCAGAGATCACAGCGAGGGGTGGCCAGGCGCTCGCCGTACCCGTCGACGTCACCGAGCGTGACCAGATCAGGGACCTGATCGAGCGTACCGTGCAACGATGGGGGCGGATCGACGTCGTCGTGGCGAACGCCGGAATCTGGCAGAGTGCCGCCGTCGAGGCAACGGCGCCCACGGACTGGCAGACCGTCATGGCGGTGAACTACTTCGGGGCCCTCAACACCGCCCTGGAGGCGCTCCCCTTCCTGGAGCGGGGAGCCCAGTTGGTGTTCATGAACTCTCTCGATGGCAAGAAGGGGGTTCCCTCGGAAGCGGCTTATGCGGCGGCAAAACATGCACTTTCGGGGTTCGCCGGCGTCGCCCGCCAGGAACTCGCCAGTCGGGGAATCGCCGTGACGAGCATCTTTCCGGGAAGAGTGGACACCGCGCTCATCGATGGACTCCGGGTCCCGGCGATCCAGAGGAAGATGCCGCCCGAGAGAGTCGCAGAGGCGATCCTCTCGGCGATCCGGCGGCCTCGCCCGGAGATCTATCTCCCCGCATTCGGTGGACGCGTCTATGCGTGGCTGGGAGCATTGGCTCCAAACCTGTCGGACAGGCTCACGGCGCTCCTCGGCCTGCAGGGCAGGATGTAG
- a CDS encoding aspartate aminotransferase family protein, with protein MSFRQYPTSDATYDAYGTYISPGKVALYRRLELGLVMGSRDGAIFTDAYDGTRFYNCHCNGGVFNLGHRNPRVLGAVRTALDSFDIGNHHLVSGMRARLAERLVATTGGALSGVIFGVGGGEVIDLALKAARGVTGRQKIVSAKGGYHGHTGLSVAAGDPEYRTPFGPNLPGFVQVPFDDIDALAGEIDSDTAAVLLEPVPATLGMPIAADGYFASVAELARSRGALLVLDEVQTGLGRTGTMWCYQQLDAVPDILVTGKGLSGGIYPISATLMSPAVFSFFDELPFVHLSTFGGAEPGCAAALAVLDIVETPGFLTRVRELGERFRSGLSDLPFNLRRRGMMMGLAFPAPDAAVMAAKMFLDAGIFAVWAENDRSVLQFLPPLILDDEQVEDIIARVRSIFT; from the coding sequence ATGAGTTTTCGACAGTATCCGACGAGCGATGCGACCTACGACGCCTACGGCACGTACATCTCTCCCGGCAAAGTGGCCTTGTATCGCCGGTTGGAGCTCGGTCTCGTGATGGGATCCAGGGATGGTGCCATCTTCACGGACGCCTACGACGGAACCCGCTTCTACAACTGCCACTGCAATGGTGGTGTCTTCAACCTCGGTCACAGGAATCCGCGTGTCCTCGGTGCCGTCCGAACTGCGCTGGACTCGTTCGATATCGGGAATCATCATCTCGTCTCCGGGATGCGGGCGAGGCTCGCGGAGCGGCTCGTCGCAACGACCGGCGGGGCACTGTCGGGCGTGATCTTCGGTGTGGGAGGGGGAGAAGTGATCGATCTCGCCCTCAAGGCGGCTCGAGGGGTGACCGGTCGACAGAAGATCGTCTCCGCGAAAGGCGGCTACCACGGGCACACGGGGCTCTCGGTGGCAGCCGGTGATCCCGAATACCGCACACCGTTCGGTCCGAACCTTCCCGGCTTCGTGCAGGTCCCGTTCGACGACATCGATGCGCTCGCCGGCGAGATCGATTCCGACACTGCCGCCGTACTCCTCGAGCCGGTGCCGGCGACTCTCGGCATGCCGATCGCAGCCGACGGCTACTTTGCATCGGTTGCGGAGCTCGCGAGATCCAGAGGCGCTCTCCTCGTGCTCGACGAAGTGCAGACCGGGCTCGGTCGGACGGGAACCATGTGGTGTTATCAACAACTCGACGCCGTTCCGGACATCCTCGTCACGGGAAAAGGGTTGAGTGGAGGGATCTATCCGATCAGCGCCACGTTGATGAGTCCCGCGGTGTTCTCTTTCTTCGACGAGCTGCCGTTCGTGCACCTTTCCACGTTCGGCGGCGCAGAACCGGGATGTGCAGCCGCTCTCGCGGTCTTGGACATCGTCGAGACACCCGGCTTTCTCACCCGTGTCCGCGAGCTTGGCGAACGCTTCCGGAGCGGGCTCTCCGACCTGCCGTTCAACCTTCGCCGGCGAGGGATGATGATGGGGCTGGCCTTCCCGGCCCCCGACGCGGCCGTGATGGCCGCCAAGATGTTCTTGGACGCCGGTATCTTCGCCGTGTGGGCCGAGAACGATCGCTCGGTGCTGCAGTTCCTTCCGCCCCTGATCCTCGACGATGAGCAAGTCGAAGACATCATCGCCCGCGTCCGGAGCATCTTCACATGA
- a CDS encoding PTS transporter subunit EIIB: MGSDNLRFACSSAKGMSEMSRSLWNCATRLRMVVRTSK; the protein is encoded by the coding sequence ATGGGATCCGACAACCTGCGATTCGCGTGCTCGAGCGCCAAGGGAATGAGTGAGATGAGCCGTTCCTTGTGGAACTGCGCAACCAGATTGAGGATGGTGGTGCGGACGTCGAAGTAA